The nucleotide window AGATGAGACGGAAAGAGCTCTAAGAGATGCTTTAGGTACTGTCGCAGATGTAATAAAAGACGGTAGGGCCGTTGCAGGAGGCGGCGCAGTAGAGATAGAAATTGCTAAGAGACTAAGGAAGAGAGCTCCTCAAGTAGGAGGCAAGGAGCAGTTAGCCATAGAAGCCTATGCCAATGCCTTGGAGAGTCTTGTTATGATACTAGTAGAGAACGCAGGATTTGACCCAATAGACCAGTTGATGAAGCTAAGATCTTTACATGAGAATGAGGCCAACAAGTGGTACGGAGTTGACTTGAACTCTGGACAACCAGCAGACAACTGGAATAAGGGGATAATCGAACCGGCTCTAGTCAAGATGAATGCCATCAAAGCAGCTACCGAAGCTACCACATTGATCCTCAGAATAGATGATCTGGTAGCTGCAGGGAAGAAGTCCGGAGGAGCCGGATCCAAAGAGTCAAAACCCGAAAATAAGCCTTCCGAAGAGGATTAAAATTTTTACATTTTTATTTTTATTATTACAGGTATTTTTATATTAGGCGCAGATATTATGGCTTCTCCTATCTCTAATTTGTCCATTGCATTGTAAAGCGAAAGGTCTAATGAAAGAGACTCCGCAAGTATTTTCTTATCAAAGTCAGATTTTATGCTATGAATAATTTTAGTATTTGTATTTTTAAGAACTTCTGGAGTAATTGAGGAAGGCGATTGTGAAATTATGCACAAACCTAAGCCAAATTTTCTAACTTCCGTTATGAGTTTTTCTAGAAATTCATTATCTTTATGAAAGTAATTGTGGGCTTCCTCTATGACTAAGAGAGCGTTCTGACTAGGTTTATTTCTTATATAGTAATCTGAAATTATTTTAATGATAAACATACTGTAAATTCTTCTTAATCTCAAGTTAGAAATAAAACTTAAATCTATAACCGAATTTAGGAGCTCATTTGGATCCATTTTTTCAATTTGATTATCAAATATTTTTTTAGCATCGCCTACAAATAGAAGATAGATCTTTCTCAGTAGTCCATACTTGACCTCCCTCATCCAATTTGATGTTTCATCTACACTTCGCAGGATTCGTATTAACGTTTTAAGATCAAATTTACCAACTTTCCTTATTCGTATCAAAACTGTATATAGTAGGAATTTTTGGGGGTCGGTCAGGTTAAGCACGTCACCTAATATTTCGACTATATCTTCTATATTTCCTAGCCTTAAGGGGTTTATCTTAAAGATATTGTCCTGATTTCTAATATTTAGAAATTTTAGTTTATCAATATATTCTCCGTGCCAGTCCAGAACTATGCTCTTGTAACCTCTTTCGTATAACCTTTTAATTAGAATAGATGCCGTGGTGGATTTCCCACTCCCTGTGCTACCAAAGATCCCAATATGTCTTGTAAGATCGGCGAGTTTTATTCCTGTTTTTACATATGTTAGGTCTGTTTTCATTTCACCTAGCTCAATATCATAATCGTTGCTTAATGATAGGTTAGTCGGGGAGTCTATTATCTTATGGTAAACTTTCGCATAACCTAAGTTCCCCCAAGAAGTTGGTACGGGTATTGATTTCTCAGATGTTGGAGAAATTTCCAGGTGTAAGTGAGGAGATACAGCCTTGCTAATGTCCTGCAGATCTCTAACTTCATTCAAGATATCATCCTCACAAGAAGAACATTCTTTAATTATCACGAGGGCAGAGGAGGCCTTTTTCTTAGAAAGGTTAGTAATTACATAATATTCAAAACCTACGTCACGCCTGCCAATGGTTTCCATCAGATTCTCTAATTCTTTTTGAAATCCCACATTATTTTTGTCTACTTCAATTCTTCCGCTTATTTTTAGAACGGCCCCCGTGAATGTTCTATTGTTGGATTTAATTTCAAAGATCTGATGTTTATTAACTGTATCTGAAATGATATTGTTCCGTCCGAGAAAGTATTGCGATAATACAGCAACTATACTTAACAGTATTGGGAGTACTAATAGGACTAACGGGAGATGATATATCTGAAATAATAGTAGAGCGACTCCTACAGATATGAGGATTAAAGGTGGTAAACGGGAATTCATGGATATGGTTAGATTTCATAAAGTGAACCTCTCACTCTATTGAAAATATAGAGTTTTTAGATAACGCTAGCCTCTCCTCATAAGTTTCTATACTAATGACATCACTAATATCTTCATCCTTGCAACATTGTATGATATAAAATTCCCCGGTGTATCCATCTGGAATTGAATTTTCCATTGCTTTTTTTATCTGATTTGTTGAATTTAGAAGAGAAAGGAAGTATAGTGTAGGGTTTTTAATCCTCCTTTTCTGGAAATTTTGGAAAAATATGTAGCATGCTTGTCTTATTACAGACTCGGGTGGCAAATTAATCAAAGCTTGACTTACGCAATTCCCGTCATAGTATATCAGCTCAGACTTACTTCCGATATGTGAAGCTTTAATCACTCTCATACCTATCCGCCGTGGTTAATTGGGATGATTTCAATCAAATCATCACTGCCTAAGTTAAGGTCATACGACTTCAATAATCTAATATCCTTTCCGTTTACTAATACCATGAAGCCGGATCTGATCCTGTTACCCTTTAAGAGAACACCTGTTTTATCGATGAACCTAAGTACATCTATTAATGACCCGGAAGGGACTTGGAGTTCCTCTCTTCCGAAAATATTTGATAGAGGCCCCTTTAGGATTATCTTTGTCATCTCACTCCTCTAACTGCTCTTGGTCTTCCTGCGGAGTAGAAGCTCTTTGAGTCTGTTTGGCTCTTCTTGTAATATAGCCAGCTATTCTGTTCCTGACTTTCTTAGAATAAACGTCAACTACCTGTTTCACGAGCTCTTTATTTTTTCCATAGTCAGTTGAGACCTGATCCTTGTATTTCTCGAATATTTCTTGTCCGATCCTTTTGATGTCCCTCGTGTAGATATTTCCCATTACATCACCATCTCCTCTTAAGTGAGGAAAGAAATTAAAATTTAGTCCATCCCTTGATCCTTGGAAGAGTATATACTAGGCTTTGCTTTAGCAACACTCTCTTCTTTCTTAAACCTATCCTTCAGTTTCTCGATTATGGTAGGTAATGTAGTATACTCCATTTCTGTGGGTTCTAGTCTATGTGGCATGAAAGGTCCATGTCTCCTCATATAATCAGTAATTATTGTAGCTGTTCTCCTAGTTTCATCAAAGGCTGGGTCATCAAATAGATCAGAGGGTCCAGTGAGTCTACCATTTTTAACGTTAAATCCTAATCCTATTAACCTAGGCGGTCCATCAAATCGTGTGGCTTTGGCATCTCTTTGAGATACAGGCATTAAGGGACCATAATGACTCCCTCTCATCCATCCTGGAACGAGATAGGGAAATGAAAAAGCCTCTAATGCCTCTCCAAGAGCAGGAAAACCGTGTTGTAGTCTGACTATTAATACAGGGTCATCTTTTCCAACGTATTTACCTGCAATAAGGTTTAATCTTTCAATAGACGTGACAGAACCAATCATATTGTCCGCTTTTCTATACACTCTTCTAACGACATATCTAGCAGGGGTACCTATTAGTCCTAATAAATAGTATATCTCCTCAGGAGAATTCAAAACCACACTTTGCCCCTCATAAACATCCAAGACCTCAAATTTGAATCCCTCATTCATCGTTGGGTCAATAACTAGACCTGCGGTGTTAAACGGATCAGCAAACATCTTGTACAGGGGGTAGTTGAACGCTCCTGGTTCGGTCTTGTCTGCCATGAAGATGGCTATTGGCTCAGAAGGTCTTTCTTCTATGTCCAGTTCGGCCATTCCAGGGCCCATTCCTTTCAGATTTCCTGAAAAGGTGTCCGAAAGGAGGTCTTGGCCCGCTGCATATAGCCCTAATTCCTTGGATACCTTTGTTGCCTCCTTGAAGGAATCCCAAGCTACTTCATGAACCTTGGAGTCGAGCTCTCCTCTGGTGTGGCTCATTATGAGTTCGAGGTCGTCCCCAACGTTGGTAATATAATAATCTAGGATTATTCCTTGTCTCTTGGCCTCAGCTAGAACCCTATTTGCTGCTGCCATGGTATCTGGGTGAACTACATGGTGACCAGCTAAACTACCTATATCAGCCTTTATTACGCTAACGGTAGTTCTCATGTTACGACATTTCTTTATATGGTATTAAAAATCTTGTTGTAGAAAACGGGATTGGAATAGTTTTCAGTTTTCTTTTTAAAGTATAGTAGTTTTTAAAGGATAAGCTCGATTCCCGAAATAACCTTGGCGCTGCGGCGTAAATTTGAAGCGTGGAATAGAGAGCGTATTGTTCTTGTTTACCATGTCTTAGTACATCTAATGTTCTCAAAAAATTTAGCATAAGAAATATCATTCTGTGATGGTCTCCATCGAATAGAACTCGTTCTTCTCTCTTTGAAGTCTATCCAGGTAACTTCCCACCTTATTGGCTCTTGGTCTGCCGGTTTCTGAGTCTCTACGAAAGGTTAATCCAACCTCCCTCAAGAACTTATTCATTCCCTTGCTAACTGATAATGGGACCGACGCATGACCGGACTGCCCTGGATTTCCTGAAAACACAATTATCCTATCGGCTATATAATCATGAATAGCCAGATCATGATCCACTACAAATGTAACGCTTTTCCTTTCCCTTGTAATTCTTTTTATTGCTTTGGCGACGATGTACCTCTCTCCCACGTCCAAGTATGATGAAGGCTCATCTAGTAAATATATCTGCGCTTCCCTAGCTAGAGCTCCTGCGACTAGAAGCTTCTGAAGTTCTCCTCCGCTTAGATTTTTAACGTGAGAGTCTAATAATTTGTGAAGATTTAATCTTCTTGTAACTTCAGTATAGAACCAAGAGGAAGAGGAAAGGGTATCCTTGCTAACAGAATCTAAATACTCTCTAACGCTTCCGTCATAATCTGGAACGATCCTTTGTGGTTTATAGGAAAGTGCAAGTCCCTGAGGTTGTACTTCGCCGAAATCGGGCTGAATATCACCTGCAAGTATTCTGATGAACGTAGTTTTACCTATGCCGTTGGGTCCGACTATGCCAATCACCTCCCCTTCTCTGGCAGATCCTCCTTCGACTTCTAAATCGAACCCATCTAGGCTTTTTCTAATTTCATTCCACTTTATTTTATCTTGTACATTTTTATTAAAATCTATATCAGTAACCTCTTTAAGAAAGAATTCTATTTTTGTATCATTTATTCTCATATTCTCTGCAGGCAAATATCCATTTAAAAAGTTATTGATTCCTACTCTGGCGGAGTAGGTCTTTGACACCTTTCCATAAACAGCGCTTTCTCCATATAATATAGAGATAAAGTCTGCCACATAATCTAAAACAATAAGGTCATGATCAACAACTATGGCATACTTATTCTTAGTTAGCTCTCTTATGGCTTTAGCCATGTTTAGTCTTTCCCTGATATCCAAGTATGATGAAGGTTCATCTATAGCATAAACGTCGGCTTCCCTTGCAAGTGCAGCAGCTACGAGGGTTTTCTGAAGCTCCCCACCGCTAAGCACTCTAACATCCTTGTTCCAAATTTTTTCCATGTAAAGCAGCTCTTTTATCTCATCTAGTTTGTTTCTCTCATCTACTTTCTTTAGCAGCTCCCCCACTTCTCCTTTAAGTAACCTGGATGTGTATTCTATGTATTGTATTTTATGTACGACTTTGATTTTTTTGTTATATAAGTTATAAAAATATGAATAGAGTTCCTTTCCCTTTAGCTGTTTAAGTACGAAATCTATTGAAGGTTGAGAGTCTAAGATTCCAAAATTTGGAATTATCTCCCCGCTAAATATTCTAAGAACAGTTGTTTTCCCAGCTCCGTTCTTTCCAAGAAGGCCGATAATATATCCACTCTTCAAAATAGGTAAACCAAACAATTCAAAGCCGTTAGTTCCATATCTATGTACTACCTCTTTACTGAAATTATCGGGAACGTTGACTATGGATATGGCCTCGAATGGGCACTTCTTAACGCAAATGTTGCACCCAATGCACGTCTCCTCATAAACTACGGGTTTGCCTTTATTTTCTTGGACTATTTCTATGGCCTTGCTGCCTGATCTGTTTATTGGACAAAATCT belongs to Metallosphaera tengchongensis and includes:
- a CDS encoding 30S ribosomal protein S17e, coding for MGNIYTRDIKRIGQEIFEKYKDQVSTDYGKNKELVKQVVDVYSKKVRNRIAGYITRRAKQTQRASTPQEDQEQLEE
- a CDS encoding ubiquitin, with product MTKIILKGPLSNIFGREELQVPSGSLIDVLRFIDKTGVLLKGNRIRSGFMVLVNGKDIRLLKSYDLNLGSDDLIEIIPINHGG
- a CDS encoding ATP-binding protein yields the protein MNSRLPPLILISVGVALLLFQIYHLPLVLLVLPILLSIVAVLSQYFLGRNNIISDTVNKHQIFEIKSNNRTFTGAVLKISGRIEVDKNNVGFQKELENLMETIGRRDVGFEYYVITNLSKKKASSALVIIKECSSCEDDILNEVRDLQDISKAVSPHLHLEISPTSEKSIPVPTSWGNLGYAKVYHKIIDSPTNLSLSNDYDIELGEMKTDLTYVKTGIKLADLTRHIGIFGSTGSGKSTTASILIKRLYERGYKSIVLDWHGEYIDKLKFLNIRNQDNIFKINPLRLGNIEDIVEILGDVLNLTDPQKFLLYTVLIRIRKVGKFDLKTLIRILRSVDETSNWMREVKYGLLRKIYLLFVGDAKKIFDNQIEKMDPNELLNSVIDLSFISNLRLRRIYSMFIIKIISDYYIRNKPSQNALLVIEEAHNYFHKDNEFLEKLITEVRKFGLGLCIISQSPSSITPEVLKNTNTKIIHSIKSDFDKKILAESLSLDLSLYNAMDKLEIGEAIISAPNIKIPVIIKIKM
- a CDS encoding ribosome biogenesis/translation initiation ATPase RLI — protein: MRVAVINYESCKPDKCSLECVRFCPINRSGSKAIEIVQENKGKPVVYEETCIGCNICVKKCPFEAISIVNVPDNFSKEVVHRYGTNGFELFGLPILKSGYIIGLLGKNGAGKTTVLRIFSGEIIPNFGILDSQPSIDFVLKQLKGKELYSYFYNLYNKKIKVVHKIQYIEYTSRLLKGEVGELLKKVDERNKLDEIKELLYMEKIWNKDVRVLSGGELQKTLVAAALAREADVYAIDEPSSYLDIRERLNMAKAIRELTKNKYAIVVDHDLIVLDYVADFISILYGESAVYGKVSKTYSARVGINNFLNGYLPAENMRINDTKIEFFLKEVTDIDFNKNVQDKIKWNEIRKSLDGFDLEVEGGSAREGEVIGIVGPNGIGKTTFIRILAGDIQPDFGEVQPQGLALSYKPQRIVPDYDGSVREYLDSVSKDTLSSSSWFYTEVTRRLNLHKLLDSHVKNLSGGELQKLLVAGALAREAQIYLLDEPSSYLDVGERYIVAKAIKRITRERKSVTFVVDHDLAIHDYIADRIIVFSGNPGQSGHASVPLSVSKGMNKFLREVGLTFRRDSETGRPRANKVGSYLDRLQREKNEFYSMETITE
- the fbp gene encoding fructose-1,6-bisphosphate aldolase/phosphatase, producing the protein MRTTVSVIKADIGSLAGHHVVHPDTMAAANRVLAEAKRQGIILDYYITNVGDDLELIMSHTRGELDSKVHEVAWDSFKEATKVSKELGLYAAGQDLLSDTFSGNLKGMGPGMAELDIEERPSEPIAIFMADKTEPGAFNYPLYKMFADPFNTAGLVIDPTMNEGFKFEVLDVYEGQSVVLNSPEEIYYLLGLIGTPARYVVRRVYRKADNMIGSVTSIERLNLIAGKYVGKDDPVLIVRLQHGFPALGEALEAFSFPYLVPGWMRGSHYGPLMPVSQRDAKATRFDGPPRLIGLGFNVKNGRLTGPSDLFDDPAFDETRRTATIITDYMRRHGPFMPHRLEPTEMEYTTLPTIIEKLKDRFKKEESVAKAKPSIYSSKDQGMD